GTTAGCCTTTAAAAAATGAATTTCATAAATTCTTAAAATTAGGACTACAGAAACATCTTATGTGATTTTCAGTTTAATCTTTTTTAAGGTCATAAATCATAATTGTTTTTGGGTTGTTAACAGTGAAATAATGTTGATAAAGAACAGTACTGCTTGTAAATATTGACCTTGTAGATGTTTTGCAACATTTAGACCCCTTATATGATAATTATAAATATACCTTTTAGTATAAATTTGTGGTTAACGAGAATAAAAAATAATAATTTACATATTCATTTTTTTAATATCAATTCATAATTATATAGATATAATGAACAAATATTTTTACTTATTAATTGCAGCTGGTTTGTTTTTTTCAGAAGCAAAATCCCAAGATAAACCAGTTTATAAAGCTGAGAAGTGGGAAAATCCAGAATGGGAAAACCCTGAGATTTTTCAAATAAATAGAGAAAAACCTACGGCATCATTTTACAGATATTCAAACGCAAATGATGCTCTTAAGAATGATTCTTGGAATCATTCAGAATTATATAAATCATTAAACGGTACGTGGAACTTTTATTATGTAGATAGTGTATCGGCACGTCCAGTAGATTTTTATAAAAATGATTTTAATTTAAAAGGATGGAGTACAATTAAAGTACCATCAAATTGGGAAATGGAAGGATTTGGAATTCCTGTTTATACAAACAGACACTATATGTTTCCTGCAAACCCACCTTTTATACCACATAATATTAACAATGTAGGGAGTTATAAAAGAGAGTTTACCATCCCTAGAGATTGGACAGAGAAAGATGTATATCTCCATTTTGCTGGAGTTAGCGGTGCTATGTATGTTTGGGTAAATGGTAAAAAGATAGGTTATAATGAAGGGAGTAAAACACCTGCAGAATTTAACATTTCCAATGCTTTAAAACCAGGAAAGAATACTGTTGCAGTACAGGTGTTACGATGGTCTGATGCTAGCTATATGGAAGATCAAGATTTTTGGAGGCTAAGCGGTATAGAGCGAGATGTATATGTGTATGCAACTGAAAAAGTAACTGTTAGAGACTTTAGAGTTATTGCTGATTTAGAGAATAATTATACCAATGGAGTTTTTAAGGCAAACTTAGAGGTAGAAAACAACACTAATAAAACAGCAAAAAGAATCGTTGAAATAAAATTAATGGATGGAGCAAAAGAAAAATATTCAGAAGCTAAAACTTTAATTTTAAAGAAAGGAGAAAATAAGATAGATTTTTCTAAAACGCTAAAGAATGTTAAAACTTGGAATGCAGAACATCCAAATTTATATACTCTGTTAATTGATTTTAAAGATTCTAAAGGAAATACCTTAGAAGCTACATCTATAAAAGTAGGATTTAGAAATATTAAAATTAAAAACAATCAGTTTTTAGTTAACGGTAAACCTGTTTTGTTAAAAGGAGCAAACCTTCATGATCATAGTGATACGGATGGACATACCATTTCTGAAGAACTTACCTTAAAAGACTTAGAGGTAATGAAACAAAACAACTTAAACGCTATTCGTTGTAGTCATTACCCTAAAGATCCTCATTTTTATAGAATGTGTGATAAGTATGGTTTTTATGTTGTTGATGAGGCAAATATAGAAACACACGGTATGGGTACTACCAATCAAGGTTTAGATAAAAATTTAAAAGCTCAAAAAGTGCATCCAGCATATTTGCCAGAATGGAAAGAAATGCACTTAGATAGAACTATTAGAATGTTTGAAAGAGATAAAAACTTTCCTTGTATTGTTACTTGGTCTTTAGGAAATGAAGCTGGAAATGGAGAAAACTTTTTTGCTACTTATAAATGGTTAAAAGAACAAGATAATACTAGACCTACACAGTACGAGGGAGCAACTAGTTATACCAATACAGATATACAAGCACCAATGTATTGGACAATTGATAGAATGATTAAGTATGCAGAAAATAACCCAACAAGACCTTTAATTCAGTGTGAGTATGCTCATGCAATGGGAAATAGTGTTGGGAATTTACAAAAATACTGGGATGTTATAGAAAAGTACGATATTATGCAAGGTGGATTTATTTGGGATTGGGTAGACCAAGGAATCTTAACTAAAAATAAAGATGGAGAGGCTTATTGGGCTTATGGAGGAGATTTAGGAGGTGCTCATTTACAAAATGATAAAAACTTCTGTTTAAATGGAATTGTAAATCCAGACAGAACTGCACATCCTGCTTTGTATGAGGTAAAAAAAGTGTATCAATACATTAAGTTTAAAGCCTCAGATTTAGCAAACGGAGAAATAGAAATTACTAATAAATACGATTTTACCAATTTAAAGGAATATCAATTTACTTGGACCTTATTAGAAAATGGAGTTAAAGTGGCAAGCGGAATGTTACCTGAGTTAAATGTAGCTCCATATCAGAGTAAAAAAGTGAACATTGCATTGCCAGAATTAAAAAA
Above is a genomic segment from Wenyingzhuangia fucanilytica containing:
- a CDS encoding glycoside hydrolase family 2 TIM barrel-domain containing protein, producing MNKYFYLLIAAGLFFSEAKSQDKPVYKAEKWENPEWENPEIFQINREKPTASFYRYSNANDALKNDSWNHSELYKSLNGTWNFYYVDSVSARPVDFYKNDFNLKGWSTIKVPSNWEMEGFGIPVYTNRHYMFPANPPFIPHNINNVGSYKREFTIPRDWTEKDVYLHFAGVSGAMYVWVNGKKIGYNEGSKTPAEFNISNALKPGKNTVAVQVLRWSDASYMEDQDFWRLSGIERDVYVYATEKVTVRDFRVIADLENNYTNGVFKANLEVENNTNKTAKRIVEIKLMDGAKEKYSEAKTLILKKGENKIDFSKTLKNVKTWNAEHPNLYTLLIDFKDSKGNTLEATSIKVGFRNIKIKNNQFLVNGKPVLLKGANLHDHSDTDGHTISEELTLKDLEVMKQNNLNAIRCSHYPKDPHFYRMCDKYGFYVVDEANIETHGMGTTNQGLDKNLKAQKVHPAYLPEWKEMHLDRTIRMFERDKNFPCIVTWSLGNEAGNGENFFATYKWLKEQDNTRPTQYEGATSYTNTDIQAPMYWTIDRMIKYAENNPTRPLIQCEYAHAMGNSVGNLQKYWDVIEKYDIMQGGFIWDWVDQGILTKNKDGEAYWAYGGDLGGAHLQNDKNFCLNGIVNPDRTAHPALYEVKKVYQYIKFKASDLANGEIEITNKYDFTNLKEYQFTWTLLENGVKVASGMLPELNVAPYQSKKVNIALPELKKSGVEYHLNISALNQTKTDLMPLNHVVAFEQFELTKPDFNVVKPATKDKIYVSSKEGITTIKNDVFELKLNTTNGKVTSLDYGQGNIFVESITPNFWRAVTDNDFGAKNPEKLKVWKQATDNQPLAAVKVYGKSKELSLSKKSRVKGEVVIQTTFNLPSVKGSVEVEYRVQPSGEIIVKNTLNGINNKLPHLPRFGDNFIIKNEYQKVTWFGRGPHENYNDRNTAALVGKYNANVKDLYFPYIRPQENGYKTDVRWVSFTNDNGVGIKIEGLQLLGFSAHHQYNSDFDAGETKKQRHTTDIKKRDFVNINIDYKQTGIGGDNSWSAKALAHKEFRVQPENIAYSFKIVPVSK